The Streptomyces sp. Mut1 genome window below encodes:
- the gap gene encoding type I glyceraldehyde-3-phosphate dehydrogenase: MTIRVGINGFGRIGRNYFRALLEQGADIEIVAVNDLGDTATTAHLLKYDTILGRLKAEVSHTADTITVDGHTIKVLSERNPADIPWGELGVDIVIESTGIFTKKADAAKHIAGGAKKVLISAPAKEEDITIVMGVNQDKYDAANHHVISNASCTTNCVAPMAKVLDENFGIVKGLMTTVHAYTNDQRILDFPHSDLRRARAAAENIIPTTTGAAKATALVLPQLKGKLDGIAMRVPVPTGSATDLVVTLQREVTKDEVNAAFKKAADDGDLKGFLTYTEDPIVSSDIVGDPSSCTFDSSLTMVQEGNTVKILGWYDNEWGYSNRLVDLTVFVGSQL, translated from the coding sequence GTGACGATCCGCGTAGGCATCAACGGCTTTGGCCGCATCGGTCGTAACTACTTCCGCGCGCTGCTGGAGCAGGGTGCGGACATCGAGATCGTGGCTGTCAACGACCTGGGTGACACTGCGACCACGGCCCACCTGCTGAAGTACGACACCATCCTGGGTCGTCTCAAGGCAGAGGTCAGCCACACCGCCGACACCATCACCGTCGACGGTCACACCATCAAGGTGCTCTCCGAGCGCAACCCGGCCGACATCCCCTGGGGTGAGCTGGGCGTCGACATCGTCATCGAGTCGACCGGCATCTTCACCAAGAAGGCCGACGCCGCGAAGCACATCGCGGGTGGTGCGAAGAAGGTCCTCATCTCGGCTCCGGCCAAGGAGGAGGACATCACCATCGTCATGGGCGTCAACCAGGACAAGTACGACGCGGCCAACCACCACGTCATCTCCAACGCGTCCTGCACGACCAACTGTGTCGCTCCGATGGCCAAGGTTCTCGACGAGAACTTCGGCATCGTCAAGGGCCTCATGACCACGGTGCACGCGTACACCAACGACCAGCGGATTCTGGACTTCCCGCACTCGGACCTGCGCCGCGCCCGCGCCGCCGCCGAGAACATCATCCCGACCACGACCGGCGCCGCCAAGGCGACCGCTCTGGTCCTCCCGCAGCTCAAGGGCAAGCTCGACGGCATCGCGATGCGCGTCCCGGTCCCGACCGGCTCCGCCACCGACCTCGTCGTGACCCTGCAGCGCGAGGTCACCAAGGACGAGGTCAACGCCGCGTTCAAGAAGGCCGCCGACGACGGCGACCTGAAGGGCTTCCTGACGTACACCGAGGACCCGATCGTCTCCTCGGACATCGTCGGTGACCCGTCGTCCTGCACCTTCGACTCCTCCCTGACCATGGTCCAGGAGGGCAACACGGTGAAGATCCTCGGCTGGTACGACAACGAGTGGGGCTACTCCAACCGCCTCGTCGACCTGACCGTCTTCGTCGGCAGCCAGCTCTGA
- a CDS encoding RNA polymerase-binding protein RbpA, with protein MASGNAIRGSRVGAGPMGEAERGESAPRARISFWCSNGHETQPSFAHDAQVPETWDCPRCGFPAGQDRDSPPDPPRTEPYKTHLAYVRERRSDADGEAILAEALAKLRGEI; from the coding sequence GTGGCAAGTGGCAACGCGATCCGGGGAAGCCGGGTCGGAGCGGGGCCGATGGGGGAGGCCGAGCGCGGCGAGTCCGCGCCACGCGCCCGCATCTCCTTCTGGTGCTCGAACGGGCACGAGACGCAGCCGAGCTTCGCCCATGACGCGCAGGTACCGGAGACCTGGGACTGCCCGCGCTGCGGTTTCCCGGCCGGCCAGGACCGGGACAGCCCGCCCGACCCGCCCCGCACCGAGCCGTACAAGACGCACCTCGCGTACGTGCGCGAGCGGCGCAGCGACGCGGACGGCGAGGCCATCCTCGCCGAGGCCCTGGCGAAACTCCGCGGCGAGATCTGA
- the secG gene encoding preprotein translocase subunit SecG, which produces MILGFEIALIVFSLLLMLLVLMHKGKGGGLSDMFGGGMQSSVGGSSVAERNLDRITVVVGLGWFACIVVLGLLIKLDN; this is translated from the coding sequence GTGATTTTGGGGTTCGAGATCGCCCTGATCGTCTTCAGCCTGCTGCTGATGCTGCTGGTGCTGATGCACAAGGGCAAGGGCGGCGGTCTTTCCGACATGTTCGGTGGCGGCATGCAGTCCTCCGTCGGTGGTTCCTCGGTCGCCGAGCGCAACCTCGACCGGATCACCGTCGTGGTCGGTCTGGGCTGGTTCGCGTGCATCGTGGTGCTCGGCCTGCTCATCAAGCTGGACAACTGA
- the pgi gene encoding glucose-6-phosphate isomerase translates to MNATSRTRLNQTPEWAALGKHREQLGSTHLRQLFADDPARGTGYTLRVGDLYLDYSKHLVTDETLALLRELAAATDVAGLRDAMFRGDKINTTEDRAVLHTALRAPRGAVIEVDGENVVPAVHAVLDKMAAFSDRVRSGEWTGHTGKPIKNIVNIGIGGSDLGPAMAYEVLRSFTDRSLTFRFVSNVDGADLHEAVHDLDPAETLFVIASKTFTTIETITNATSARDWLLTGLRAGQDAVAKHFVALSTNADKVAGFGIDTANMFEFWDWVGGRYSYDSAIGLSLMIAIGPDRFREMLDGFHLVDEHFRTAPAEENAPLLLGLLGVWYGAFFDAQSHAVLPYSHYLSKFTAYLQQLDMESNGKSVDRDGNPVDWQTGPVVWGTPGTNGQHAYYQLIHQGTKVIPADFIGFAQPVDDLLPGLVAQHDLLMANFFAQTQALAFGRTPDEVRAEGVPEELVAHKTFRGNHPTTTILADRLTPSVLGQLIALYEHKVFVQGAVWNIDSFDQWGVELGKVLAKKIEPVLTGDEGAEGAGEQLDSSTAALVTAYRELRDR, encoded by the coding sequence ATGAACGCAACAAGCCGTACCAGGCTCAACCAGACGCCGGAATGGGCGGCGCTGGGCAAGCACCGTGAGCAGCTCGGGTCGACCCATCTGCGCCAGCTGTTCGCGGACGACCCGGCGCGCGGCACCGGGTACACCCTGCGGGTCGGCGACCTGTACCTCGACTATTCCAAGCACCTGGTCACCGACGAGACTCTGGCGCTGCTGCGCGAGCTCGCCGCCGCCACCGACGTCGCCGGGCTGCGCGACGCCATGTTCCGCGGCGACAAGATCAACACCACCGAGGACCGCGCCGTCCTGCACACCGCGCTGCGTGCCCCGCGGGGCGCCGTGATCGAGGTCGACGGCGAGAACGTGGTGCCCGCCGTCCACGCGGTGCTCGACAAGATGGCGGCCTTCTCCGACCGCGTCAGGTCGGGGGAGTGGACCGGCCACACCGGCAAGCCGATCAAGAACATCGTCAACATCGGCATCGGCGGCTCCGACCTCGGCCCCGCCATGGCGTACGAGGTGCTGCGCTCCTTCACGGACCGCTCGCTCACCTTCCGCTTCGTCTCCAACGTCGACGGTGCCGACCTGCACGAGGCCGTGCACGATCTCGACCCCGCCGAGACGCTGTTCGTCATCGCGTCGAAGACCTTCACCACGATCGAGACGATCACCAACGCCACCTCCGCCCGCGACTGGCTGCTGACCGGGCTGAGGGCCGGTCAGGACGCGGTGGCCAAGCACTTCGTGGCGCTGTCGACCAACGCCGACAAGGTCGCCGGCTTCGGCATCGACACGGCCAACATGTTCGAGTTCTGGGACTGGGTCGGCGGCCGCTACTCGTACGACTCCGCCATCGGGCTCTCCCTGATGATCGCCATCGGCCCGGACCGGTTCCGCGAGATGCTCGACGGCTTCCACCTCGTCGACGAGCACTTCCGCACCGCCCCCGCGGAGGAGAACGCCCCGCTGCTGCTCGGCCTGCTGGGCGTCTGGTACGGCGCGTTCTTCGACGCCCAGTCGCATGCCGTGCTGCCCTACAGCCACTACCTGTCCAAGTTCACCGCGTACCTGCAGCAGCTGGACATGGAGTCCAACGGCAAGTCCGTGGACCGGGACGGCAATCCGGTCGACTGGCAGACCGGACCGGTCGTCTGGGGCACCCCCGGCACCAACGGGCAGCACGCCTACTACCAGCTGATCCACCAGGGCACCAAGGTCATCCCGGCCGACTTCATCGGCTTCGCCCAGCCGGTCGACGACCTGCTGCCCGGCCTGGTCGCCCAGCACGACCTGCTGATGGCCAACTTCTTCGCCCAGACCCAGGCCCTGGCCTTCGGCAGGACACCGGACGAGGTACGCGCCGAGGGCGTCCCCGAGGAGCTGGTGGCGCACAAGACGTTCCGGGGCAACCACCCGACGACGACGATCCTCGCCGACCGGCTGACCCCCTCCGTGCTCGGCCAGCTGATCGCCCTGTACGAGCACAAGGTCTTCGTCCAGGGCGCCGTCTGGAACATCGACTCCTTCGACCAGTGGGGTGTCGAGCTCGGCAAGGTCCTCGCCAAGAAGATCGAGCCCGTGCTGACCGGGGACGAGGGTGCCGAGGGCGCGGGGGAGCAGCTGGACAGCTCGACCGCCGCGCTCGTCACCGCCTACCGCGAACTGCGCGACCGCTGA
- a CDS encoding gluconeogenesis factor YvcK family protein, translated as MTSRNLRLRRLRGATPAFAKRKRGAQPKVVALGGGMGLSASLTALRRITGDLTAVVTVADDGGSSGRLREELGVLPPGDLRKALAALCGDDEWGQTWAQVIQHRFQSKGDLHEHAVGNLLIVALWEQLGDHVQALDLVGKLLGAHGRVLPMSAVPLELQALVKGHDPDRPEDVDTVRGQATVALTPGEVQSVHVVPADPPAVPEAVAAVLDADWVVLGPGSWFSSVIPHLLVPELLDALIETKARKVLSLNLAPQPGETDGFSPQRHLEVLGRHAPKLALDVVLADEAAVPDRESLADAAKRLGAAVELAPVASPDGVPIHDPELLAAAYDRIFRMHGRIGPWR; from the coding sequence GTGACCAGCCGCAATCTGCGCCTGCGCCGGCTGCGCGGCGCCACGCCCGCGTTCGCCAAGCGCAAGCGCGGCGCCCAGCCCAAGGTCGTCGCGCTCGGCGGCGGCATGGGCCTGTCCGCCTCCCTCACCGCGCTGCGGCGGATCACCGGCGACCTGACCGCCGTGGTCACCGTCGCCGACGACGGAGGCTCCAGCGGGCGGCTCCGCGAAGAGCTGGGCGTCCTGCCCCCCGGCGACCTGCGCAAGGCGCTGGCCGCCCTGTGCGGGGACGACGAGTGGGGCCAGACCTGGGCGCAGGTCATCCAGCACCGCTTCCAGTCCAAGGGCGACCTGCACGAGCACGCGGTCGGCAATCTGCTGATCGTCGCCCTGTGGGAGCAGCTCGGCGACCACGTCCAGGCCCTGGACCTGGTCGGCAAGCTCCTCGGCGCGCACGGCCGGGTGCTGCCCATGTCCGCCGTGCCGCTGGAGCTCCAGGCCCTGGTCAAGGGCCACGACCCCGACCGCCCGGAGGACGTGGACACCGTGCGCGGCCAGGCCACCGTCGCCCTCACCCCGGGCGAGGTGCAGTCGGTGCACGTGGTCCCGGCCGACCCTCCGGCCGTCCCCGAGGCGGTCGCCGCCGTGCTGGACGCGGACTGGGTGGTCCTCGGTCCGGGCTCCTGGTTCTCCTCGGTCATCCCCCATCTGCTCGTCCCCGAACTGCTGGACGCGCTGATCGAGACGAAGGCCCGCAAGGTCCTCTCGCTGAACCTCGCACCGCAACCCGGTGAAACAGATGGCTTCTCACCGCAGCGTCATTTGGAGGTTTTGGGACGACACGCCCCTAAACTCGCCCTGGACGTGGTGCTGGCCGACGAGGCCGCCGTGCCCGACCGCGAATCACTCGCCGACGCAGCGAAAAGGCTCGGTGCCGCGGTCGAGCTGGCGCCCGTGGCCTCACCCGACGGCGTTCCGATCCATGATCCGGAGCTGTTGGCCGCCGCGTACGACCGTATTTTTCGGATGCATGGAAGGATCGGCCCATGGCGATGA
- the whiA gene encoding DNA-binding protein WhiA, with amino-acid sequence MAMTPAVKDEVSRLPVTRTCCRKAEVSAILRFAGGLHLVSGRIVIEAELDTAMAARRLKRDILEIFGHSSELIVMAPGGLRRGSRYVVRVVAGGDQLARQTGLVDGRGRPIRGLPPQVVSGATCDAEAAWRGAFLAHGSLTEPGRSSSLEVTCPGPEAALALVGAARRLSIAAKAREVRGVDRVVVRDGDAIGALLTRLGAHESVLAWEERRMRREVRATANRLANFDDANLRRSARAAVAAGARVGRALEILGEEVPEHLAAAGRLRMEHKQASLEELGALADPPLTKDAVAGRIRRLLAMADKRAQDLGIPGTESTLSEELADGLVG; translated from the coding sequence ATGGCGATGACGCCGGCGGTGAAGGATGAAGTCTCTCGGCTTCCCGTGACCCGGACCTGCTGCAGGAAGGCAGAGGTTTCGGCGATTCTTCGGTTCGCGGGTGGACTCCACCTGGTGAGCGGCCGGATCGTGATCGAGGCGGAGCTGGACACCGCGATGGCGGCGCGCCGGCTGAAGCGGGACATCCTGGAGATCTTCGGGCACAGCTCGGAGCTGATCGTGATGGCACCCGGCGGCCTGCGGCGCGGCTCGCGCTACGTCGTACGCGTGGTGGCGGGCGGTGACCAGCTGGCGCGCCAGACGGGCCTGGTCGACGGCCGGGGCCGCCCCATCCGCGGCCTGCCCCCGCAGGTGGTCTCGGGGGCCACCTGCGACGCGGAGGCCGCCTGGCGCGGGGCCTTCCTGGCGCACGGCTCGCTCACCGAGCCCGGCCGCTCCTCCTCGCTGGAGGTGACCTGCCCCGGCCCGGAGGCCGCGCTCGCGCTGGTCGGTGCCGCCCGCAGGCTCTCCATCGCGGCGAAGGCCCGCGAGGTGCGCGGAGTGGACCGGGTCGTCGTCCGCGACGGCGACGCGATCGGCGCCCTGCTCACCCGGCTCGGCGCCCATGAATCGGTGCTGGCCTGGGAGGAGCGGCGGATGCGGCGCGAGGTCCGCGCCACCGCCAACCGCCTCGCCAACTTCGACGACGCCAACCTGCGGCGCTCGGCCAGGGCGGCGGTCGCCGCGGGCGCCCGGGTGGGCCGCGCGCTGGAGATCCTGGGCGAGGAGGTCCCCGAGCACCTCGCGGCGGCCGGCCGGCTGCGCATGGAGCACAAGCAGGCCTCCCTGGAGGAGCTGGGCGCGCTCGCCGACCCGCCGCTCACCAAGGACGCGGTCGCCGGGCGCATCCGGCGGCTCCTCGCGATGGCCGACAAGCGCGCCCAGGACCTGGGTATCCCCGGCACGGAATCCACTCTCAGCGAAGAGCTGGCCGACGGGCTGGTCGGCTGA
- a CDS encoding phosphoglycerate kinase — translation MKTIDALLAEGVAGKRVFVRADLNVPLSGTTITDDGRIRAVTPTVRKLAEAGARVVVASHLGRPKGAPDPAFSLAPAATRLGELLGTDVAFATDTVGESARATVAALTDGRVAVIENLRFNPGETSKDDAERGAFADRLAELADLYVGDGFGAVHRKHASVFDLPARLPHAAGDLIATEVGVLKKLTDDVRRPYAVVLGGAKVSDKLGVIDHLLERADRILIGGGMAYTFLKAQGHEVGSSLLQEDQIPAVREYLRRAEEKGVEFVLPVDVVVAPAFPDLRTKAPANPSTVAADAMPAGQMGLDNGPETNKLYASKLADAATVFWNGPMGVFEHPDFAEGTRAVAQALVDSSGFSVVGGGDSAAAVRILGFDENAFGHISTGGGASLEYLEGKTLPGLAALED, via the coding sequence ATGAAGACGATCGACGCACTTCTCGCCGAAGGGGTCGCCGGCAAGCGGGTATTCGTCCGCGCCGACCTCAACGTGCCGCTGAGCGGCACCACCATCACCGACGACGGCCGCATCCGCGCCGTCACCCCGACCGTCCGGAAGCTGGCCGAGGCCGGCGCCCGGGTCGTCGTCGCCTCGCACCTGGGCCGCCCCAAGGGCGCCCCGGACCCGGCGTTCTCGCTGGCCCCCGCCGCCACCCGGCTCGGTGAACTGCTCGGCACCGACGTGGCCTTCGCGACCGACACGGTCGGCGAGTCCGCCCGCGCCACCGTCGCGGCCCTCACCGACGGCCGGGTCGCCGTCATCGAGAACCTCCGCTTCAACCCCGGTGAGACCTCCAAGGACGACGCCGAGCGCGGGGCGTTCGCGGACCGGCTCGCCGAGCTCGCCGACCTGTACGTGGGCGACGGCTTCGGTGCCGTCCACCGCAAGCACGCCTCGGTCTTCGACCTCCCGGCCCGGCTCCCGCACGCCGCGGGCGACCTGATCGCCACCGAGGTCGGCGTCCTGAAGAAGCTCACCGACGACGTGCGGCGGCCGTACGCGGTCGTGCTCGGCGGCGCCAAGGTCTCCGACAAGCTCGGCGTCATCGACCACCTGCTGGAGCGCGCCGACCGCATCCTCATCGGCGGCGGCATGGCGTACACCTTCCTCAAGGCCCAGGGCCACGAGGTCGGCAGCTCGCTGCTCCAGGAGGACCAGATCCCGGCCGTGCGCGAATACCTGCGGCGCGCCGAGGAGAAGGGCGTGGAGTTCGTACTCCCCGTCGACGTCGTGGTCGCCCCCGCGTTCCCCGACCTCAGGACCAAGGCCCCGGCCAACCCCTCCACCGTCGCCGCCGACGCCATGCCGGCCGGGCAGATGGGGCTGGACAACGGCCCGGAGACCAACAAGCTCTACGCATCGAAGCTCGCCGACGCGGCCACCGTCTTCTGGAACGGCCCGATGGGCGTCTTCGAGCACCCCGACTTCGCCGAGGGCACCCGGGCCGTCGCCCAGGCCCTCGTCGACTCCTCGGGCTTCAGCGTGGTCGGCGGTGGCGACTCCGCCGCCGCCGTCCGCATCCTGGGCTTCGACGAGAACGCGTTCGGACACATCTCGACCGGTGGCGGCGCCAGCCTCGAATACCTCGAGGGCAAGACGCTTCCCGGCCTCGCCGCACTGGAGGACTGA
- the tpiA gene encoding triose-phosphate isomerase — MTTRTPLMAGNWKMNLNHLEAIAHVQKLAFALADKDYDAVEVAVLPPFTDLRSVQTLVDGDKLKIKYGAQDISAHDSGAYTGEISGAMLAKLKCTFVAVGHSERRQYHGETDEVCNAKVKAAYKHGLTPILCVGEGLDVRKAGDQVAHTLAQLDGALKDIPAEQAETIVVAYEPVWAIGTGEVATPEDAQEVCGAIRGRLAELYSQELADAVRIQYGGSVKSGNVAAIMAQPDVDGALIGGAALDADEFVKIVRFRDQ; from the coding sequence ATGACCACCCGCACCCCGCTGATGGCGGGCAACTGGAAGATGAACCTCAACCACCTTGAGGCCATCGCCCACGTCCAGAAGCTCGCCTTCGCCCTGGCCGACAAGGACTACGACGCCGTCGAGGTCGCCGTCCTGCCACCCTTCACCGACCTGCGCTCCGTGCAGACGCTGGTCGACGGCGACAAGCTGAAGATCAAGTACGGCGCCCAGGACATCTCGGCGCACGACTCCGGCGCGTACACCGGCGAGATCTCCGGCGCCATGCTCGCCAAGCTGAAGTGCACCTTCGTCGCCGTCGGCCACAGCGAGCGCCGCCAGTACCACGGCGAGACCGACGAGGTCTGCAACGCCAAGGTGAAGGCCGCCTACAAGCACGGCCTGACCCCGATCCTGTGCGTCGGCGAGGGCCTGGACGTCCGCAAGGCCGGCGACCAGGTCGCGCACACCCTCGCGCAGCTCGACGGCGCCCTGAAGGACATCCCGGCCGAGCAGGCCGAGACCATCGTGGTCGCCTACGAGCCGGTCTGGGCCATCGGGACCGGCGAGGTCGCCACCCCCGAGGACGCCCAGGAGGTCTGCGGCGCGATCCGCGGCCGGCTCGCCGAGCTGTACTCGCAGGAGCTGGCCGACGCGGTCCGCATCCAGTACGGCGGCTCGGTCAAGTCCGGCAACGTGGCCGCGATCATGGCCCAGCCCGACGTCGACGGCGCCCTGATCGGCGGCGCGGCGCTGGACGCCGACGAGTTCGTCAAGATCGTCCGCTTCCGCGACCAGTGA